Proteins encoded by one window of Castor canadensis chromosome 2, mCasCan1.hap1v2, whole genome shotgun sequence:
- the Mplkip gene encoding M-phase-specific PLK1-interacting protein: MQFRWENAAVRSLASVPEMHRPNFRPPTPPYPGQGVGSWGSGSSFRGTPGGGGPRPPSPRDGYGSPHHTPPYGPRSRPYGSSHSPRHGGSFSGGRFGSPSPGGYPGSYSKSPAGSQQQFGYSPGQQQTYPQGSPRTSTPFGSGRGREKRMSNELESYFKPSMLEDPWAGLEPVSVVDISQQFTNTQTFTGKKGRYFC, translated from the exons ATGCAGTTCCGGTGGGAGAACGCTGCAGTGAGGTCCTTGGCTTCTGTTCCTGAGATGCACAGACCGAATTTTCGACCCCCGACTCCTCCTTACCCCGGCCAGGGTGTAGGAAGTTGGGGTAGCGGGAGCAGCTTCCGGGGTACCCCGGGCGGGGGCGGACCGCGGCCGCCTTCCCCTCGGGACGGGTACGGGAGTCCGCACCACACGCCGCCTTACGGACCCCGGTCTAGGCCCTACGGGAGCAGCCACTCTCCGCGACACGGCGGCAGCTTCTCGGGGGGCCGGTTCGGGTCTCCGTCCCCAGGCGGCTACCCTGGCTCCTACTCCAAGTCCCCCGCGGGGTCCCAGCAGCAATTCGGCTACTCCCCGGGGCAGCAGCAGACCTACCCCCAG GGTTCTCCAAGGACATCTACACCATTTGGATCAGGGCGTGgtagagaaaaaagaatgtcTAATGAGTTGGAAAGTTATTTCAAGCCTTCAATGCTTGAAGACccttgggctggcctagaaccagtATCTGTAGTGGATATAAGCCAACAATTCACCAATACTCAGACATTCACAGGCAAAAAAGGAAGATACTTTTGTTAA